The region TTCTGGAGACATTattgtaattaattttaaaaggtTAAAGTTAAAGGtgaattgctttgttttaaacacAAGGTGAGGGACAAAAACGTGCATATAAAAGACAAATTTTCAGCTGCAatgtgcatttttattccattaaaaaataaaaaataaattcaaatatattcacattcacatttgagTTGCAGTGTTGTGTTCATCTCCACTCTTTGCTTTCTCTTAAATCACCAAAACCTCCAAATCCTCTTTCATCCATTCATTATTTGGAATAATGCCTGATGACTGACAAAATATTATTTGGTCATTGTGCTGTATTGTTATTGTATTGATGCCTCAATGATGGCAGTAAACAACTTTCTGATtacatcaaatttaaaaaaaagaaaataaggtgttttttttttataaaaatgaacGAAACAGGTTATTTTCAAACAGGAATGTTGCAGCGTTTCATGCATCCTTAAAGGCTTCTCCATAACACCATAAATACGTGTAAATCCACCTGCTCCATAGAAACAAGTAAGGCACCTTTGGTTATGCTGTATTATAGAGGCTATTCCGTCATTTTTGTCTCCACTGTAATTCAAAAACATACTCACCTGCGCCTTCCTCTCCCTTACGACTTTATGTAATGTTacggttgtgtgtgtgctgctgttgtatCCCACGTAGGGCACGGAGGTGTGAACCAGCTCGGCGGGGTGTTTGTGAACGGCAGACCCCTCCCGGACGTGGTGAGGCAGCGGATCGTGGAGCTGGCCCACCAGGGCGTCCGGCCCTGCGACATCTCCAGACAGCTGCGGGTCAGCCACGGCTGCGTCAGCAAGATCCTGGGCAGGTGGGTGAAGAGTCTCCGGCCAAGTCCTGCAGCCAGGTAGACTCTGCTGGGTTTAAGGGAGTTGTTGAATATACAGCCATGTGCAGTGGGGGTGGTGGTGAAGGAGAACCTacaaaactcaacaaaaaaagtttttcatttttaaattggtTTAATTGTATTTGAATCGTCCTAAATTATGGATAAATACTCTTTTTGAAGATTAGTATCGTTCAGTTGAGCTTCTCTTCCGATATTCGTGCTTATTGAAAAGATTGAAAAGCAATTTTACAGAATGACATCTTTGCCGTCTTTTCATGCATGCGCTAATGCgtttttcttgcattttaatttgtttttaaaggaaaaatgtgtttgtttagaGGCATCGTCAATGTTTGAAGACGCCAGTTATGCTCATAAAACCCTCAAGTGTGATGTTTTGCTGAGGAAAAGTTTGACTTTTGGACACTTTCTTAGCAGAAACTATAACTGCACAAAGCTTGTAACCTATGGGTGTATCATTGCGTTTAAAATGATATTAAACGCCTATCTTAGGTTATCGGCAGAATTACCTATTAAATATTGCAAGCCATCGTCTCATTGGAGAATCTAATTTTTGCAGATACTACGAGACTGGCAGCATCAAACCAGGGGTGATTGGTGGGTCTAAACCTAAAGTGGCCACGCCAAAGGTCGTGGACAAAATCGCAGACTACAAGAGACAAAACCCAACCATGTTTGCGTGGGAGATCAGAGACAGGCTGCTGGCAGAAGGCGTCTGCGACAACGACACTGTTCCCAGCGTGTCATCCATTAACAGGTaggaaacaaaaattaaaatataacctaaaaaaacagatataaaaTTTGGatattctgattttttttttccttttgtaaatTTAGTTGGGTTTAACAAACGGGCTGCAGGATGTGAACACTTGAAGGGCTGACAGAGCGCAGACTGAAAATCATTTATCACAGGATATCTGTGCTAAGCGCAACACCCACAACGGAATATTGTTTGACCAACTTTGTGCTGCCCGGCACGCCGAGGCTGCCTCCGGTCTCAGAGGTGCAATTCAATCTTTCAGACCAAACTCCCTCAACAATCAGCAGTACATCCAGGACTGAGTGAATCTGTCGAGATGAAAACCGATCAATATTCGGTGACCAGATCCCGTGGCCCTATAAAGCAGGCCAATTTTCTTTAGCACATCTAATGTGCTGGAGCTGCACAGAGAGGGCGAGCAGAGCGAGCAACACTGGCTTTTCtgcaagattttattttttaagaaatggCTTGAAAACGGAATTAAGGTGAAACAGATTGGCTgtagtttgtgaaatattgcATCACGTGAAAAtaaggtgaaaaataaaaaattacagaaatatactgtagcaAGACCAACAGCGCTTTCTGTGAGGCTTAATaatcacttcctgtttatcAACAAGGCTCCTGATTTAAATCCTTGCATTAAAATTGGAGGTGATATCTTGCTGTAATTAATATTGATGTAACAATATGATGATGCATAAAAGTGCAGTATCAATTTTGCCTTCATTGTGGCATTACAACTCATATAAAACGCTCATATGACAAATTATCTATATTTAACACtatatttaacatttcaagTGTCATTATTTTTGCTACAAATCATCAGTTTTCTTAAAGAAATTCAGAAACAGCACTTTTGTTATAGAAAGGCAGCTACAGGAGGACCCAGGACACAACCCCCACACCACCCAGCCCTCCTCACCCCCCCACCAGAGATCCCTGGTGATGAACTTTGGTTAAGAGGCACTGTTCCATAGAGCCAGCATcagcattacattttaatgagctGATGGGAGAGCATGGACAGCTCCACACAAGACATCTTTTAAATAGAGAAAAGGCTGAAGAAAATTCATTTCATGCTTCGTGGCTGCTTAAAAAGCCCCATTTAAGGAGGCTCAGACACATGTATGTGATAAATTCAAAACGTACATTAATATCATTAAGAGAGCCCTATAAAGTTTTTTCAGTTCCAATTAAAGCTTTCTATTTTGGACCGGGGGGAGCCTtatgtgtctttgtttatgTGGGAAATTAAATTGTGAATACAAAGAACTGTAATTCTATCAGCCAAATACAGTATGAGAGCTACTTAGAATTTCTATTATGGCTTAATGCtgaatattttccttttttttaagaaGAAGTAAGATTTCAGTGGTTGGCTCTGTACTccagtgccacacacacacacacacacacacacaatggaggATACACACAAATGAGACGACACgcacatttgttttgatttagctGGAGGTTAATATTTCAATACATGTTTGAATTTCTAAAGGAGCAGTCCgcaaaaatcaatgaaaacatCCTTAGTGCTTCAATCACTATGGCAGACTTGACTCCAGATCATCTGACGCTACTTCAAGTTGTTTAAAAAATCCCTAGAAAAAGTGAGTAAAAATTATGACAAGGGAAGTTTTCACTTCAAGTGTTCAAACAGAGTTTTCCCATTTAAGacaattcagaaaaaaaagcaaaagactGGAGCCAAAGTCTTTTCCAGTTGGCTGATTCTGACTGGGGCCAGTCGTGGGTTTCTGTGGCAGACAGTCTGACCTCAGGACTGTTGACAAAAGAGGATGCTCTATTTAAACACCTTTCCCCTGCATGCAATATTAACTGCGACAGAGATAGTGTTGTACTACAAGTCAGGGCCACCACAACCAACAAGTAACGCTACCCAGCTGgtagacattaaaaaaagaaggtcCTCAATGGCGCTAGATATTATTGATTCAGAAGGAAAgcaattttaatatttcttcaGGGGATTTTCAGCAACAGTCAGGTCATTAATTCATTTTCCCAAATTGCTTATTCAATATCAAGAACATGGATACCAAATAAAGTCTTTGAATTTATGTAGCACACACAAGTCAAGGGGTCGAATAACTGTTATGGGGAgaagtgaaaaaaatgaaaacatcaatatgCGCTCTCTGGAAAGGCTTGTTGTTAGGTAGCTTTGCCTCCAAGGGgagttttctcttctttttttaaaatttgtgacAGTGTTGGATTTATTCCTCTGACACCTTCTGGCACCTACAGTAACATCAATATCCAAATCATCTGATGCATTTCTGGATAATATGGAGAAAAATACAAGaggagtgttttttaaaattataatctGTTCAGTTTTATCTGAGCGGGTAAATAGTTTCATTctactgaaataaaatgttcaaaatctgaATTGTGCAAAGAAATCAACCCTAAAAGGCTCCATAGACCTCACCCGACTTCTTTTCCTTGTGCTCTAAAATAGCTCTCCTGGCATTCCCGATGAATAGTTTTAAAGTTTACAAATTATTGTGACAGCTCCCTTTCTCCCCAAGTGCCATTCAGATTAAAGGAATCTAATGCTGGCGTAAGCTTGTGCAAGGCAATAAGGAACTATTGCTTTCCTGTCACATATAATTTATAGCTTTCTATTTGCATCTGTTTGCCTGTGTGACTAATCCCCAACTTTTTCTCCCCAAGCCCCGATCAATACAACCTCATCCGCATTGGCACATGGGGGCCGCTGGTTCTACAGAGATGTTTGATCTGGGAAGCAAAGGGCTACTATAGGGCTGCGATTGGCCCCAGTGAAACCCCCTCCAcagtgggggagagagagccGATTAGTGTGGGCCAGGTAGAGTCAGTGAAGCTGATCATTGAGGTGAATTGATGTGATTTCATGCTTTGTTTGCAAGATCACTCAGACCAAAAGTGCAATGAAGACTTTTCTCCACACCTCACCTTTAAGGTAGAACCACTGACCAGATCCCGTCTTGTGTATGAGTTGCGTCTGATATCTTAATCACACAATATCTACATAGTAGCTGCTGTGATCTAACAGTACGTTCACATTAGTGGCAGTTTGGAAATCTCCAGGATGAGAAGTCGGGTCATAGAAAAGCAGCTGTGACGTCTACTTTTCCTTTGTTCCCCAGGATCATCCGAACAAAAGTCCAGCAGCCTTTCCATCCATCTCCGGATGGGACATCCCTGTCGACACCAGGCCATACTATAGGTAACACTGCAGCTCACAGCATCAGCTTCAGCAGGGCCATCACATGGAATCacagcatatactgtacatgcatgtatTCATTGTATTCATGCGTTCTTCCCAGTACCAAGCACAGCCTCTCCGCCTGTAACCAGCGCCTCCAATGACCCTGCAGGATCCTATTCCATCAATGGGATTCTGGGTATTCCACGATCCAATGGTGAAAAGAGGAAACGAGATGAAGGTAAGAGAATTTTTCTTGtcttgaggggaaaaaaacacataaactcAGCTCAGGATTAGCATTCAGAAATGTctaaaccccccaaaaaaagaagctaaaaataGAATTCTTTGCAGCTTTATGCTATAAAACCCACTTTGCTGAACTTACAATTACAGCATTAAAACCTGCTTCAGTTCCAGTAGATGACCCTTATAAAACACCTAAGTCTGAACTATGTTACACCGCTGTGTCAATCTGCCAAGGAGTCTTTTGATTTGAAGACACGACCTCCGCTGTTGTCTCCTGCAATTAATCTTTATGGAAGTGATTAAAGGGCTTTAGATAATTACATGTCAAGATGATGTAGCCAACCACCCAGGTCAGTCAAGAAAGCCGCTATAGCTCtgtggaggttttttttttttttcttgaacaGAAGTGGCTCCACTTCAGCTGCTGAAGTAGTAGGTTAGTGGATATAAGGGGGCCTGAGGCGATATAGATTATTGGTTCTGTAAGCAATAGGCTTCCTTAATGTCACTACATAAGTAGCTGATGAGAATAGCTAAACAGATGCACTCATGTTACAAGGCATGTATGGGTATGGAGGGATGATGTGGCTGCTGAAAAGGGGCAGTTATCTCAAACAGGGTGGGGAATGAGTGCCTTCTTTCTGCAGTGCTCTGGAATGAGAGCTAATCAGAGCACGGCAGTAGTTTACATAGCGTCTTCTTTGTTCTAGCGTTTGTTGAGAAGCACGGGGGTTTGCGGGATATTGAGTGGAATTGATGTTTTATGTGCgtgcagggagggagggatgactAATGACCTGTCAGAGGTAGATTTCCTGGCAAAGATATAAAAACCAGCATGACGTGGACATGGCAAATGACATAATCAAGTCTTTCCCTGTAAGAGATGCAATCGCGGAGGCATAATGCAAACGTCTGGTATTTTCAAGGGTTCATTTTCAGTCGTTCGAGGACCTCTCATATTAGCCAGGGTGTAATGTCTAGTCACTGAATGATAGAATGCACACATTTCTATGCAGATTGCTACTGAAGGGCAAAGAGGTATTAAAGGGCATGGAGAGAAataaggtatgtgtgtgtgagggggatAGCTGGTCTGTTTTGTGGAGGTCTTCCAGGTGACAGCGCCATGTTTCTATGGCTATTCAGTCTCAAATGATACCCCTGATGTGCTGCCATTTCTGTGATTTAGGTGCTCGGCCAGCATTACGATGAATGAgaagaaaggtgtgtgtgtgtgtgtgtgtgtgtgtgtgcgtgtgtgtgtgtgtgtgtgtgtgtggatgtgtgagCTCGTATGCTCGTGTTTGCGTCAGGGTAGGACTTGTGCTGAGGGTGACGGAGGGAGCCGTGGTTCTTATATACTCTCTCAATGGCCAGCTGGTGCCTACCTGGAATCACAGGGTCAGGGATACTTTATCTTTCCAAAACATAAACCCCAGGCCTTGGCCGCACACACACGGTTGCAAAAGCAATGTCTTGCCTCGAGCCACAGTTTGTAAGAATAGTATATTACATACGATGTTACCCTGTAGACACTATTGTCCTGTTGCTGTCTTCTCTTAAAGTGCACCTtaccccaaaaacaaaaacaaaaaaaacgaaTTTCAAGATCTTGCAACTGGTAGGCTGAAGTGTCCTCTGAAAAAGGGCTGTAGCTGTCATTTAGGACACTTAAGTTATGCCCTCAGTATTTTGAGGGATGTGGAGGTTTTTACCATGAGTAACTTTCAGTTTTGTTGGAAATTGAGTGTCATCAGGAAAATAGTgagtagttttattttttttaggctGCAGCTCCGGTATGTCATAACCTGGGGTGTATATGGCCCTATACAaccatgtattattattttagggGTGTATtgttgagaaaagaaaatcatcaCAGATGCCATATTTGACCATATTTGCCATAGATAC is a window of Siniperca chuatsi isolate FFG_IHB_CAS linkage group LG20, ASM2008510v1, whole genome shotgun sequence DNA encoding:
- the pax2b gene encoding paired box protein Pax-2b isoform X6, encoding MDIHCKADPFTAMHLVSHVGHGGVNQLGGVFVNGRPLPDVVRQRIVELAHQGVRPCDISRQLRVSHGCVSKILGRWVKSLRPSPAARYYETGSIKPGVIGGSKPKVATPKVVDKIADYKRQNPTMFAWEIRDRLLAEGVCDNDTVPSVSSINRIIRTKVQQPFHPSPDGTSLSTPGHTIVPSTASPPVTSASNDPAGSYSINGILGIPRSNGEKRKRDEDGSDGSGPNSDSQGSVESLRKHLRADAFTQQQLEALDRVFERPSYPDVFPTSEHIKPEQANEYSLPALNSSLDEVKPSLSSSANPDLGPSVSQSYPVGRDMANTTLPGYPPHVPPTGQGSYPTSTLAGMVPGSEFSGNPYSHPQYTTYNEAWRFSNPALLSSPYYYSAASRGSAPPTAATAYDRH
- the pax2b gene encoding paired box protein Pax-2b isoform X9, producing MDIHCKADPFTAMHLVSHVGHGGVNQLGGVFVNGRPLPDVVRQRIVELAHQGVRPCDISRQLRVSHGCVSKILGRWVKSLRPSPAARYYETGSIKPGVIGGSKPKVATPKVVDKIADYKRQNPTMFAWEIRDRLLAEGVCDNDTVPSVSSINRIIRTKVQQPFHPSPDGTSLSTPGHTIVPSTASPPVTSASNDPAGSYSINGILGIPRSNGEKRKRDEGRDMANTTLPGYPPHVPPTGQGSYPTSTLAGMVPGSEFSGNPYSHPQYTTYNEAWRFSNPALLMPHREAPPLPLLPLPMTVTSYHGNQINLQDHGLSLHIAPV